ACCGGATTCCCGCCGACGAGCTCGCGCCGCACGTGTACGCGCTGCCGCAATCCGAGGCGGTGCGCCACGCGTTTCGCGTCGCCTCCGGGCTCGATTCGATGGTGCTCGGCGAAACGCAGATCCTCGGCCAGATGAAGAACGCGGTGCGCACCGCGTCCGAGGCGGGCTCGCTCGGCACCTACCTGAACCAGCTGTTCCAGCGCACGTTCGCGGTCGCGAAGGAAGTGCGCGGCACGACCGAGATCGGCGCGCAGTCGGTGTCGATGGCGGCCGCGGCCGTGCGGCTCGCGCAGCGGATCTTCGAGCAGGTCGCGCAGCAGCGCGTGCTGTTCATCGGCGCGGGCGAGATGATCGAGCTCTGCGCGACGCACTTCGCCGCGCAAGGCCCGCGCGAGCTCGTCGTCGCGAACCGCACCGCCGAGCGCGGCGCGAAGCTCGCCGAACGGTTCGGCGGCCGTGCGATGCCGCTTTCCGATCTGCCCGCACGGATGCACGAATTCGACATCATCGTGTCGTGCACCGCGTCGACGCTGCCGATCATCGGCCTCGGCGCCGTCGAGCGCGCGGTGAAGGCGCGCCGCCACCGGCCGATCTTCATGGTCGACCTCGCGGTGCCGCGCGACATCGAGCCCGAAGTCGGCAAGCTGAAGGACGTGTTTCTCTATACCGTCGACGATCTCGGCGCGATCGTCCGCGAAGGCAACGCATCGCGGCAGGCCGCGGTCGCGCAGGCCGAGGCGATCATCGAGACGCGCGTGCAGAATTTCATGCAGTGGCTCGATGCGCGCAGCATCGTGCCCGTGATCCGCCACATGCACACGCAAGCCGACGCGCTGCGCCGCGCGGAACTCGAGCGCGCACGCAAGATGCTCGCGCGCGGCGACGATCCGGCGGCCGTGCTCGACGCGCTGTCGCAGGCGCTCACCAACAAGCTGATTCACGGCCCGACGAGCGCGCTCAACCGCGCGAACGGCGCCGATCGCGATTCGCTGATCGACCTGATGCGCGGTTTCTACCAGCACGCGCCCCGCTCGTCGGACACGTCGGACCATTAGCGGCGCCCGGCCTGCCCGCCCCTTCCTTTCCCTTTTCGAATTCTTCCCTGGGAGCATCGCTCCGCACCATGAAGACGAGCATGCAAAGCAAGCTCGACCAGCTCACAACCCGGCTGGCCGAACTGAACGACCTGTTGAGCCGCGAGAACGTCACCGCGGACCTCGACCAGTATCGCAAGCTGACGCGCGAGCACGCGGAGATCGGCCCCGTCGTCGAGCATTATGCGCAGTGGCGCCAGGCGCGCGCCGACGAACTCGCCGCGCAGGAACTGCTCGCCGACGCGTCGATGCGCGACTTCGCCGAGGACGAGCTGCGCGGCGCGCGCGAGCGGATGAGCCGCCTCGCGGCCGAACTGCAGACGATGCTGCTGCCGAAGGACCCGAACGACGAACGCAACATCTTCGTCGAAATTCGCGCGGGCACGGGCGGCGACGAATCGGCGCTGTTCGCGGGCGACCTGCTGCGGATGTACCTGCGCTACGCGGAGCGGCAGCGCTGGCAGGTCGAGATGATGTCGGAGAGCCCGTCGGATCTCGGCGGCTACAAGGAAGTGATCGTGCGGATCGCGGGCTATGGCGCGTACTCGCGCCTGAAGTTCGAATCGGGCGGCCACCGCGTGCAGCGCGTGCCCGCCACCGAGACGCAGGGCCGCATCCACACGTCCGCATGCACGGTCGCGGTGATGCCGGAGGCCGACGAGATCGGCGAGGTCGAGATCAATCCGGCCGATCTGCGGATCGACACGTTCCGCGCGTCGGGCGCGGGCGGCCAGCACATCAACAAGACCGATTCGGCGGTGCGCGTCACGCACATTCCGACAGGGATCGTCGTCGAGTGCCAGGACGACCGCTCGCAGCACAAGAACAAGGACCGTGCGCTAAAGGTGCTCGCCGCGCGGATCAAGGACAAGCAATATCACGAGCAGCACGCGAAGGAAGCGGCCACGCGCAAGAGCCTGATCGGCTCGGGCGACCGCTCCGAGCGGATACGCACGTACAACTTCCCGCAGGGCCGGATGACCGATCACCGGATCAACCTGACGCTGTACAAGCTCGAGCAGATCATGGACGGCGATCTCGACGAGCTGATCGCCGCGCTCGTCAGCGAGCACCAGGCCGAGCTGCTCGCGTCGCTCGGCGACGCCGAATGACGCCGCCCGCCCCACGCGCCCCCCGATGAACACGACGAGCCCCGCGCACGCCACCGCCGCCCGCCTGCTGCGCGCGTCGCCGCTCGACGCGGTCGACGCGCGAATCCTGCTCGCGCACGCGCTCGGCTGGAGCCGCACGCAGTTGATCACGCGCGCCGACGAGCCGCTCGACGCGGCGGCGATCGAGCGCTATCTGGCGCTCGAAGCGCGCCGCGCGGCGGGCGAGCCGGTCGCGCAGCTCACCGGCGCGCGCGAGTTCTTCGGCCTCGATTTCGACGTCACGCCGGACGTGCTGATCCCGCGCCCGGAGACGGAGCTGCTCGTCGAGACGGCGCTCGACGCGATCGACGGCATCGCGTCGCCATGCGTGCTCGATCTCGGCGCGGGCAGCGGCGCGATCGCGGTGTCGATCGCGTCCGTGCGGCCGGACGCGCGCGTGTGGGCGCTCGACCGCTCGGCCGCCGCGCTCGACGTCGCGCGCCGCAATGCGCGCAAGCTGCTCGATCCGGCGCGCGCGGGCGGCCCGCTGCGGTTTCTCGAAAGCGACTGGTACGCGGCGCTCGATCCCGGCCTGCGCTTTCACGTCGTCGTCAGCAACCCACCGTACATCGCGCGGCACGATCCGCATCTCGCCGAAGGCGACCTGCGCTTCGAGCCGCGCGGCGCGCTCACCGACGAAGACGACGGCCTCGCCGCGATCCGCACGATCGTTGCGGGCGCGCATGCGTTCGTCGCTCCGGGCGGCGCGCTGTGGATCGAACACGGTTACGATCAGGCGGCCGCGGTGCGCGCGCTGCTCGAAGCGGCGGGCTTCGCCGACGTCGAATCGCTTGCGGATCTCGCATCGATCGAGCGCGCGACGGGCGGCCGCCTGCCCGGCTGACGGGGCGCTCGCCGCCCGCCGGCCCAGGTGAAATCCAGTATCATTTCTTTTCTCACGCCCAGCCACAGCAAGGTCAGTCATGGACACCCAACAACGCATCAAGCAAATCGTCGACGAAAACCCGGTCGTGCTCTTCATGAAAGGCACCGCGCAGTTCCCGATGTGCGGCTTTTCGGGCCGCGCCGTCCAGGTGCTGAAGGCGTGCGGCGTCGACCAGTTCAAGACGGTCAACGTCCTCGAAGACGAGGAGATCCGTCAGGGCATCAAGGCGTTCTCGAACTGGCCGACGATCCCGCAGCTCTACGTGAAGGGCGAATTCGTCGGCGGCTCGGACATCATGATGGAGATGTACCAGTCGGGCGAGCTGCAACAGCTCTTCACCGCCTGATCGCTCCCCTCCGATGGAGCCCCGTCCGGCGCCGCCGCGGCGCCTGATCGTCGCAATCACGGGCGCCACCGGCGCGATCTACGGCGTGCGCATGCTCGACATGCTGCGCGCGTCGGGCGGCGTCGAAACGCACCTGCTGATCTCGAGCGCCGGCTGGCTCAACATCCAGCACGAACTGCAGTTGTCGAAGGACGACGTGCTCGCACGCGCCGACGTCGTCCATTCGGTGCGCGACGTCGGCGCGAGCATCGCGTCCGGCTCGTTCGCGACCGACGGCATGATCGTCGCGCCGTGCTCGATGAGGACGCTCGCGAGCATCGCGCACGGGCTGTCCGACAATCTCATCACCCGCGCCGCCGACGTCGCGCTGAAGGAGCGCCGCCGGCTCGTGCTGCTCGTGCGCGAGACGCCGTTCAACCTCGTGCATCTGCGCAACATGACGGCCGTCACCGAGATGGGCGGCGTGATCTTCCCGCCGCTGCCCGCGTTCTACGCAATGCCGAAGACGATCGGCGAGATGGTGGACCATACGGTCGCGCGCGTGCTCGACATGTTCGCGCTCGGCGTGCCGCGCACCGCGCCGTGGCAGGGGCTGCGCGAGCACGGCTGACGCCGCCCCGGCCGCGCCGATGGCGCGGCGTTTCCGTTGTGCATCGGCTTGCCCTCCGATTCCGGCTGTTCTCCGTCGCCTTCGTTCCTGCGCGATCAGCACCTCGCCGTGTCGCGCCGCATCGACGAAACGCATGGCCGCGCCCGCACGATTAACAACACCAAAGACACAATCAAATCCGTTTTTGGCATTTATCAATGATCGGTGCGAGCCTATAGTCGTAGGCAATATCGTTTCGCAGAAGTCCCGCTCATCATGAACCGCCTTCCGTCACTTTATTTATCGCACGGCGCGCCGACGCTGCCGATCGATCCGACGCTGCCGTCCGGCGCATTCACCGCGCTCGGCGGCGAGCTGCCGCGCCCGCGCGCGGTGCTGATGCTGTCCGCGCACTGGCTCACGCAGCAGCCCGTCGTCAGCACCG
Above is a window of Burkholderia thailandensis E264 DNA encoding:
- the hemA gene encoding glutamyl-tRNA reductase, which encodes MQLLTIGINHHTAPVALRERVAFPLEQIKPALSTFKSVFLGHPAPNAPEAAILSTCNRTELYCATDDRAARDAAIRWMSDYHRIPADELAPHVYALPQSEAVRHAFRVASGLDSMVLGETQILGQMKNAVRTASEAGSLGTYLNQLFQRTFAVAKEVRGTTEIGAQSVSMAAAAVRLAQRIFEQVAQQRVLFIGAGEMIELCATHFAAQGPRELVVANRTAERGAKLAERFGGRAMPLSDLPARMHEFDIIVSCTASTLPIIGLGAVERAVKARRHRPIFMVDLAVPRDIEPEVGKLKDVFLYTVDDLGAIVREGNASRQAAVAQAEAIIETRVQNFMQWLDARSIVPVIRHMHTQADALRRAELERARKMLARGDDPAAVLDALSQALTNKLIHGPTSALNRANGADRDSLIDLMRGFYQHAPRSSDTSDH
- the prfA gene encoding peptide chain release factor 1, producing MKTSMQSKLDQLTTRLAELNDLLSRENVTADLDQYRKLTREHAEIGPVVEHYAQWRQARADELAAQELLADASMRDFAEDELRGARERMSRLAAELQTMLLPKDPNDERNIFVEIRAGTGGDESALFAGDLLRMYLRYAERQRWQVEMMSESPSDLGGYKEVIVRIAGYGAYSRLKFESGGHRVQRVPATETQGRIHTSACTVAVMPEADEIGEVEINPADLRIDTFRASGAGGQHINKTDSAVRVTHIPTGIVVECQDDRSQHKNKDRALKVLAARIKDKQYHEQHAKEAATRKSLIGSGDRSERIRTYNFPQGRMTDHRINLTLYKLEQIMDGDLDELIAALVSEHQAELLASLGDAE
- the prmC gene encoding peptide chain release factor N(5)-glutamine methyltransferase, whose amino-acid sequence is MNTTSPAHATAARLLRASPLDAVDARILLAHALGWSRTQLITRADEPLDAAAIERYLALEARRAAGEPVAQLTGAREFFGLDFDVTPDVLIPRPETELLVETALDAIDGIASPCVLDLGAGSGAIAVSIASVRPDARVWALDRSAAALDVARRNARKLLDPARAGGPLRFLESDWYAALDPGLRFHVVVSNPPYIARHDPHLAEGDLRFEPRGALTDEDDGLAAIRTIVAGAHAFVAPGGALWIEHGYDQAAAVRALLEAAGFADVESLADLASIERATGGRLPG
- the grxD gene encoding Grx4 family monothiol glutaredoxin — translated: MDTQQRIKQIVDENPVVLFMKGTAQFPMCGFSGRAVQVLKACGVDQFKTVNVLEDEEIRQGIKAFSNWPTIPQLYVKGEFVGGSDIMMEMYQSGELQQLFTA
- a CDS encoding UbiX family flavin prenyltransferase; the encoded protein is MEPRPAPPRRLIVAITGATGAIYGVRMLDMLRASGGVETHLLISSAGWLNIQHELQLSKDDVLARADVVHSVRDVGASIASGSFATDGMIVAPCSMRTLASIAHGLSDNLITRAADVALKERRRLVLLVRETPFNLVHLRNMTAVTEMGGVIFPPLPAFYAMPKTIGEMVDHTVARVLDMFALGVPRTAPWQGLREHG